Genomic DNA from Salvia miltiorrhiza cultivar Shanhuang (shh) chromosome 1, IMPLAD_Smil_shh, whole genome shotgun sequence:
tatatatgtaATTTGAAATTCGGATTTTAAATATATCAGTTAGTGATCAGGAGGCATATATCCTAGGCACAGCTTCCTGAAACATATTTTCATTTAAAAGCATTTTGGGAACATTGGACGATTGATAAGCAATAAATCATGTGATGAAACTTAAAGTGCCAAAGAACAGAATGGGagacatattatatatataaatgacaatATTGAGGTacataatttaattgtttgggcaaAGCAAACCCTTCTAAATTAGATCAAGACTTACCAATATGTGGATTAGCTGATTCATGGATGACAAATGCAAGTGAAACACCGACCTAAGCACCAATACAGGGAAGCAATGAGAAAAGATAGCACATTGCAACTACTAAGATAGGCTCAATCAAAGATTGAGAAGCAAAGAAAACAGTAGGATTGACACGACTCTAATAGAATGTGATTCTAGATCAGATAAATGCATTGTTAGAACTCAATAAATTGTTAGCAGTAGTTTGAAAACTTGAGAACGACCTTTGAAACTATTAAAGGCAATCCACTTTGCTGAATTTCTGGGTCAAGTTATGAAAAAACTTAGATGCAATAAACATGATATATTTTCTACAAAATGACAAGAAAGCATTCATAAGAATAAGGAAAATAGTATAGCCAATTTAAACATCGAAGAGATGGCATATATGATTTGACGGGTACTGAACCAGAAAATTAGCTCAAATAAATGAGATTGCTAGATCTTCACATTGAATCCATAAATTTATCACGGTTTACAATTTGATACTACGATAATGTGGTTTAAGCCAATATCCACAACTGTAGCtgaaaactaaaattgaatTACTAACATTGTAggaggaaaatattttatatatggtGTTTATGTTGACATAGAAACAATTGTTTTAAATGAGAAGAGTCTAAGTAAATGTGTTGTTCATCTAGCAGGAAGCACACTTCTATTTCCTCAGATAAAATAGCTTTCCATTTGCCTTTTCTCTATCCTACTAATTCTTATAGAGTTCAGAATTGGCAAAATTAATTCATCCTACAAATTGTTGTCGTTTTAGATTCTATTTTCACCTACACTTTTATCCTAAAGTAAAGTTTAGAATATCTCAGTGAGGAATTCCAACATATGCAAAAGTTATTTTCATATACCATGTATACGAACACCTGTTCTCAATAATCTGGTCTCCTTTTTAAGATAATTGCTCTATAATTAAGAAAACAGAGGAAAAAAATAGAGATGAAAAATTACCAAAAATAGTAACCGGACAAAAAGTAAGATTACAGTTCAAATTATTCATAGAAAATCATCAATATAATCTATACTTACACCAAGAAGGACGCCGATCTCTATGCCAAGGAACAAGGTAAAGATGAATGTAATGGTCCAGAGGAGAAAGTCTCTTTTATCCACCCTCCATAAGAAAGTAGCTTCATCATAATCCACCTAAACCAGTGAAGTGTAAAATTATAGATTGAGTGCCAAACTTAAGAAAGAAGTTCACAATAACTTCCACGCATCTTATTTAACAGATTGAATTTCCCAACAATTGGTTATAAGAATGGTGATAAAATGCCATGCTTTTGAGATGCAAAGTATACCAGATACTTCTGAGACAGGAAAACATGTAGGACTCATCTACTTTTGAAAGAACAACTCACCAGTCCAATAACAGCAGAAATGACAATGGCGGCTAGACCACACTGCAAAGAAacacaaaatgaaggagaagaCAGAATTATTAGCAACAGAATTTGCAATGCTGAGAGTCAAATGTTAGCTCCATCTCCACAGATATCTCAATTTCAAACTACATATCCTTTTATGGGGGTTTAAAGTTCCCAGTTATATCAAGACAGCTTAATGCCAGTAAAGATTTTTATGAGTCATAGAAAGAGAAGGGGCAGGCATAGTCTGCCAAGAACAAGTAAGCACTTCCACATACAACAAATTAACAATACTAAAGGAGAAGAAACAATTTCTTCAAATCAACCTGTGGTATGTATTCAAACAATGGAGTCAGGAATTGAAGCGCACATCCCATTATAATTCCCATAATTACTCCAGATAAGCCAGTTTTGGCTCCACTTTCATGATTCACAGCTGATCTGGAAAATGATCCTGCAGCACATAATTGAGGAAAAGAATTTTCAGGAACCTATACCAATTGTGACATTTATTCTAACCTTGTACAAGTATTATTTGATAGTTTATAAGAGAAATTAAATTATTGATTCAGAGAACAGAAAACTCTACCAGTTGTAGGGTAAATAGAGAAGAAAGAACCAACAATGTTTGCCACACCAAGACCAAATAACTGTAAAAGATAAACGGTAAGCATATCTCCATACTGACATCACAAATGGATACATGACAATGCAGGGCAATGCAATTCATTAGTAGGGCTAAGGTCAATGAAAACAGACCTCTTGATTGGAATCCAAGTCGTAACCATTCTTTGCTGCAAGTGCTTTAGCAATTCCCACAGACtcctataaattaaaatttgtacaTTCAATATCTCCTTTCTGAAAGAGCGCATACTTCTAACAACATGAGAGAGTAGAAGATATAAGAGAAACTATAGTAGGAGAGAGTTATGATTAAAACTTCTCTTACCAAAATAGCCACGCCAGTAATGAGAATCGTTGTAGAAATCAAAGATTCAGCATACTCAAATTTCTTTGGGATGGAAAATTCTGGCAGGCCCTGTGGTATTTCACCTACCTAGAACAGCAGAGCCAAAAAACatacatataaaatatatttcacaCAAGCTAAAGTTCATTGGAGGGATAATTTATGATAGTAAATGGCATTTGATTATTCTTTACAGCCCAACATCTTGGTAACTTGGTTAATTAAAGCAGTCCTCACCAAAGATATTGAAGATGGACTAAATACATGCACAAAAATGGTGCCCAAAACTACAGCTGTAAGGGGACCAGAAGCTCGCAAAAAACGCAACGATTTCCTAGTTTTTCCCTGTCAACATAACAAAGTTAGTTTGAAGAGGTCAAAAATTGACAAATGGATACCTAATTGAAAGAACAGATTCATACCAAGTGCTTCATGATCAGAAGAACTGCCAATGTGATGGAGCCCATGAGAAAAGGTTGCCACAAGAACTACAGAGGAACCAAAAGACAAGAAATCAATAATAAATCATATGGTTGTAACAGACCGCCAGCATATACCGAAAATGAAGCATAAACAGAAGTTGAGGTAAATATGTTTGAACTGGAATAAGAAAAGAGTTAagagttttttctttttttggcgcCGTAGAGAACGAGAGCCTCAAATTAAGGTAGCCACTTCTAGTTTAGTGTTTTAGCGactcaaaaatgaaaatgatatgGTAAGTATAGTAGCTTAAAATGACACCTCTTCTCATCTCCAAATTGGCTACAAAATAAGCTTCATCAACcacaataatattaataaatgatgGGACCCTCCTACAAGTAGTCATCCTTGCACTACAATCTCTTTGTTGCAACAATTATGTGAAAGAGTATAACTCAGAGCCAAACAGTTCATATGTGCACATAGGATGACAATGAAGATCTAATTCCTCTTCATATCACTAAAACACAAAGATAAAACGTGGGATAATCCATGACAATTCTGTGCATTCTACCATAAAGATAGCATATGTATTTAGGTAAATTATTAGAGAACAGATAGTGCTCCTTGGAATATACAAGGATGAACTGAAAGAGGAAAATAGCTTATCCAGAAGCAGTATAACAGCTCCAGCGTACCTGATCTGCCCCTGCAATAATGCTCTTCACCAGTGGAATAATCTCGCTGCTTCGCACAACACTGTATCCCACGTACATCCAATTATAATGGCTGATGAATCGAAGAAGCCATCCAAGCCTggatataaagaaaatcaatataattttttgttaaaaaagaGTTCAAATATCAATGAAAAGAAAGAGCAAGGTAGCAGAGCAAAGATTTAACACTACACCATTATTGTAACCATTTTGGCGGTTGCTCAATTTGTATAAAGTTAATCAAGAAAATGACTTGTAAAAGGGAACACATTCTGCCAGGTTATTACATGCTGAATGGTATATGATGATATGGTTCAGCCCCTGACAACTGAAAACCTATTTGCTTTACAGCATTGTTGCCTACTTAATCCTTGAATAAGCTTATTTATGTGAAAATCTAAAAAACCGTGAAGCTCTAGGCAATGTCCAGCAAATCGTACGTTTaatgaagaatttaaataaGGTAACAAATTCCTAAAATACGTGAATACAACAAAGCTGGATAAGCAAATGAGTATATATGACCGAATGCATAGGGAGAAAAATCAATTTGATGCGTAACTTGGTTAATTAAGATATTTTGTAATTGCAATTCCGTAATAATTCATGTAGTTGAGGCTGAATTTTTCCTgaatttaattttgttgtatTAATTACTAGACCAAATATCCACACGTGGTCGGTGAGACGACAGAATCTTTTGGTGCATCAATTTTGCTACTTGAATTAGGCCTCTTAGCATAAATTATTTTGGTTGTGTCACGTTGATTGAATCATATACTATTGAATACATTGTTAGAAATGATGCTTTAATGCATTTCATGATTGATATAATTATAGTTCTGAAGGTTCAATATGTTATAATgttaactttaatttaaaatgatagGGAAATAGAGAGACTTTGTGAGCTCAACAATAATGGAAGTTGAATGGAAAGGAGGGATTTGGAAGGCTGAATTAGGAGAGTGAGGTGTGAAgatggaaaaaataaatttattctaaataatgaaaaaaataaaaaataaagaagaattgaaaatgataaaaaaaaaattggataacAGTTCGTCTAATCTATATGAGTGATACAAaatagccacattgtggctaccCACAATTcatttaaatagaa
This window encodes:
- the LOC131014051 gene encoding probable sulfate transporter 4.2; protein product: MLLGWLLRFISHYNWMYVGYSVVRSSEIIPLVKSIIAGADQFLWQPFLMGSITLAVLLIMKHLGKTRKSLRFLRASGPLTAVVLGTIFVHVFSPSSISLVGEIPQGLPEFSIPKKFEYAESLISTTILITGVAILESVGIAKALAAKNGYDLDSNQELFGLGVANIVGSFFSIYPTTGSFSRSAVNHESGAKTGLSGVIMGIIMGCALQFLTPLFEYIPQCGLAAIVISAVIGLVDYDEATFLWRVDKRDFLLWTITFIFTLFLGIEIGVLLGVGVSLAFVIHESANPHIAVLGRLPGTTVYRNTQQYPEAYTYNGIVIVRVDAPIYFANISYIKDRLREYETVVDGPIRRGPEVAGIHFVILEMAPVTYIDSSAVQALKDLYHEYRSRNIQIAVSNPNRDVLLTLTRAEVVDLIGRESHVQSLTDSSMSQSPLLEKKSSLFNRLLKQRSEEAALSQLESGNREISASRDDAGHLEPLLSKKT